DNA from Kribbella amoyensis:
CCAGACAGGGATCCCGGCCGCCTCGACATCGGTGGCGTAGTCGTCGTCCTCCCGAATCCCGAGCAACGCGGCATCACCGTCGAGGACGTACGGCCCCTGTCCCTCCAGATCGGTGAGGTCGTCCTGCCCCCGCCCGGTCACCAGGGCCAGCGCCTCACCACCGGCGGCCCCGACGTACGGCGAGTTCCCGGTGGTGCGGTAGTCCGAGTGCCCGTCGAGATACACGACCCCGTACCGCCCACGCCGCTTGAGGGCCAGCGTGGGCCCGAGCAAGTTGCTGCACTCACCACCGAGCAGTACGACGAAGCTGTCGTCCTCGATCAAGGGGGCGAGCCGATCCGCAAGCCGCACGCTGTACTCGGCGATGGCGGCCGCGTTGAAGACCCCGTCCCCAGGCTCCCAATCCCCGCGGTCGTACCGAGGCGGCGTCACACACCCGGCATCCTCAGCCC
Protein-coding regions in this window:
- a CDS encoding arginase family protein translates to MTPPRYDRGDWEPGDGVFNAAAIAEYSVRLADRLAPLIEDDSFVVLLGGECSNLLGPTLALKRRGRYGVVYLDGHSDYRTTGNSPYVGAAGGEALALVTGRGQDDLTDLEGQGPYVLDGDAALLGIREDDDYATDVEAAGIPVWSALTIAEDPVKAAEGVLRHVARDELDGYWVHLDVDILDAEVMPAVDSPDPGGIQHEHLRALLEPLLKAPTCRGVDIGIFDPDLDPDGRYAAALTDTLVAAING